CCATTGGCGGGTTGTGAATCTCGATAAGCTGACCTATGCCGGAAACCTCAAAAATCTGCAGGGACTTGAAGAAGGGGCGAATTATCGATTTCTCAGGGGAGATATCTGTGACGGGGAGATGATGGAGCTGATTTTCAGAGAGGAGAGAATTGATACCGTCGTTCATTTTGCCGCCGAATCCCATGTCGACAGGTCAATTACGGGGCCCCAGTCCTTTATTCAGACCAATATTGTCGGAACATTTACCCTGTTGGAGGCGGCCAGGAAATACTGGCTCAATGGTGACAGAAAGAAGGAATGTTGTTTTCTTCATGTGAGTACCGACGAGGTTTATGGATCTCTCGGAGAAACAGGGTATTTTACGGAGGAGACACCTTTTGATCCCCGCTCTCCCTATTCGGCTTCAAAGGCGTCTTCAGACCACCTGGTCAAAGCCTATTTCCACACTTACGGCCTGCCAGTAAAGATTACAAACTGCTCAAATAATTACGGCCCCTACCAGTTCCCGGAAAAGCTTATTCCCCTTGTGTTCAATAACGGTATGAAGGGGAAATCCCTCCCGGTATACGGAGATGGAAAAAATGTGCGGGACTGGCTTTATGTGCAGGATCATTGTGAAGCCATTATTGAGGTCGTACGAAAGGGAAAAACAGGGCAGTGTTATAATATCGGCGGGAACAATGAAAAGCAGAACCTGGAAGTTGTTACCCTGATCTGTGACATTCTCGACAGCAAACTTGGGCGGCCTGTCAACGGGAAGCCGCGCAGATCCCTGATCACTTTTGTTAAAGACAGGCTCGGGCACGACAGAAGATACGCCATAGATGCTTCCAGAATAAAGGATGAGCTGGGCTGGGAGCCGAAGGTCAGTTTCGAAGAAGGAATGGAAAAAACAGTTGACTGGTACCTGGCTAATCAGACGTGGGTTGATGAGATTGTGGATGGTTCTTATCAGCAATATTACGAAAAGATGTATACTGTGTGAAAATGAAAATAATAAAAACGGACATACCCGAGGTCCTTGTTATTCAACCCAGGGTTTTCAGTGATGATCGAGGATTTTTCTTTGAGAGTTTCAATGAGAGGAAATGGCGGGAGCAGACTGGATTGACATGCAATTTTGTCCAGGATAATCACTCGAAATCTGATCATGGAGTTTTACGTGGGATACATTATCAGATCCAACAGGCCCAGGGGAAACTGGTAAGGGTTGTTGAGGGTGAGGTCTTTGATGTGGCTGTCGATCTGCGCAGGAATTCCCCTACTTTCGGGAAATGGGTCGGGGAGTTCCTGAGTGCCGAGAATTTCAAACAG
The DNA window shown above is from Desulfomarina profundi and carries:
- the rfbB gene encoding dTDP-glucose 4,6-dehydratase — encoded protein: METKRTLLVTGGCGFIGANFVRLVNRQFPHWRVVNLDKLTYAGNLKNLQGLEEGANYRFLRGDICDGEMMELIFREERIDTVVHFAAESHVDRSITGPQSFIQTNIVGTFTLLEAARKYWLNGDRKKECCFLHVSTDEVYGSLGETGYFTEETPFDPRSPYSASKASSDHLVKAYFHTYGLPVKITNCSNNYGPYQFPEKLIPLVFNNGMKGKSLPVYGDGKNVRDWLYVQDHCEAIIEVVRKGKTGQCYNIGGNNEKQNLEVVTLICDILDSKLGRPVNGKPRRSLITFVKDRLGHDRRYAIDASRIKDELGWEPKVSFEEGMEKTVDWYLANQTWVDEIVDGSYQQYYEKMYTV
- the rfbC gene encoding dTDP-4-dehydrorhamnose 3,5-epimerase encodes the protein MKIIKTDIPEVLVIQPRVFSDDRGFFFESFNERKWREQTGLTCNFVQDNHSKSDHGVLRGIHYQIQQAQGKLVRVVEGEVFDVAVDLRRNSPTFGKWVGEFLSAENFKQFWIPEGFGHAFVVLSESAQFLYRTTDFWAPEHERCIVWNDPDLNIDWPFKFIPVLSEKDADGTFFKDAELYEL